One Primulina huaijiensis isolate GDHJ02 chromosome 5, ASM1229523v2, whole genome shotgun sequence DNA segment encodes these proteins:
- the LOC140976482 gene encoding hexosyltransferase GAUT11-like, protein MRRRPADYRRPIRRRLSYWICALLLVFSFVGFVLFVVQHNHNDEDHAEQPVMERNEFNNRESHENRNFTEDISSARSYARQLAEQMTLAKAYVVIAKEHNNLHLAWELSSKIRSCQFLLSKAAMRDEPIDLEEAEPIIKSLSSLIFKAQDAHYDIATTIMTMKSHIQALEERASAANVQSTVFAQLAAESLPKKLHCIDMKLTANWLRNKSIQKLADESRNSPRLTDINLYHFCIFSDNILAVSVVVNSTVSNAEHPKQLVFHVVTNEVKYGAMQAWFLSNDFKGAAVEVQNIEDFAWLNASYSPLVKQLHDVDSQKYYFGSWQDTTLEPKFRNPKYLSILNHLRFYIPEIYPQLEKVVFLDDDIVVQKDLIPLFSLDLHGNVNGAVETCLESFHRYYKYLNFSNPLISTKFDPQACGWAFGMNVFDLISWRKANVTARYHHWQEQNADKSLWKLGTLPPGLLAFYGLTEPLDRRWHVLGLGFDMNIDSRLIETAAVIHFNGNMKPWLDLSIGRYRPLWEQYVHQTHPYLQECATSL, encoded by the exons ATGCGGCGTCGGCCAGCCGACTATCGCCGCCCGATCCGTAGGAGGTTATCGTATTGGATCTGTGCACTTCTCTTGGTATTCTCTTTTGTTGGATTTGTTTTGTTCGTTGTTCAGCATAACCATAATGATGAGGATCACGCGGAACAGCCAGTGATG GAGAGAAATGAGTTCAACAACAGGGAATCTCACGAGAATCGAAATTTTACCGAAGATATATCAAGTGCCAGATCATATGCCAGACAATTAGCAGAGCAGATGACCCTTGCCAAAGCTTATGTTGTTATAGCCAAGGAACATAATAATCTTCATCTTGCTTGGGAGCTTAGTTCAAAAATAAGAAGTTGCCAATTCTTGCTCTCCAAGGCTGCAATGAGAGACGAGCCCATAGATCTAGAGGAGGCTGAACCGATCATTAAAAGTTTATCATCCCTGATTTTTAAGGCACAAGATGCCCATTATGATATCGCGACGACAATAATGACAATGAAGTCTCATATTCAAGCTCTGGAAGAACGTGCAAGTGCCGCAAATGTCCAGAGTACTGTATTTGCACAATTGGCTGCTGAATCACTACCCAAGAAGCTTCATTGCATTGACATGAAACTCACTGCCAATTGGCTTCGGAACAAGTCGATCCAGAAGCTTGCAGATGAGAGTCGGAACTCTCCTCGATTAACAGACATTAATCTTTACCACTTTTGTATATTTTCAGATAATATTCTGGCTGTTTCAGTCGTCGTTAATTCTACAGTGTCTAATGCCGAACATCCAAAGCAACTTGTATTCCATGTTGTTACAAATGAAGTAAAATATGGGGCAATGCAGGCTTGGTTCCTCAGTAATGATTTCAAAGGTGCTGCTGTAGAAGTCCAAAATATCGAAGACTTTGCATGGTTGAATGCGTCCTATTCTCCACTGGTAAAACAGCTCCATGATGTTGATTCACAGAAATACTACTTTGGAAGTTGGCAAGATACTACTCTTGAGCCGAAGTTTCGTAATCCCAAGTATCTGTCTATTCTAAATCACCTTCGGTTCTATATCCCTGAGATTTATCCCCAATTGGAAAAGGTAGTTTTTCTCGATGATGACATTGTGGTTCAGAAGGATTTGATTCCTCTCTTTTCCTTGGATTTGCATGGAAATGTAAATGGCGCGGTTGAAACTTGTCTTGAATCTTTCCACCGCTACTACAAGTACCTCAATTTTTCGAACCCACTGATCAGCACAAAATTTGATCCTCAAGCGTGTGGATGGGCATTTGGGATGAATGTTTTTGACTTGATTTCTTGGAGAAAAGCGAATGTGACCGCAAGATATCATCATTGGCAGGAACAAAATGCCGACAAGTCACTTTGGAAGCTGGGCACACTTCCTCCTGGACTTTTAGCTTTCTATGGATTGACGGAGCCACTTGATCGGAGATGGCATGTCTTAGGATTGGGTTTTGACATGAATATTGACAGCCGCTTAATCGAGACTGCTGCCGTGATTCACTTCAATGGGAACATGAAACCCTGGCTAGATCTTAGTATAGGCAGGTATAGACCTCTGTGGGAACAGTATGTGCATCAGACTCACCCTTATCTTCAAGAATGCGCGACAAGCTTATAA
- the LOC140977493 gene encoding replication protein A 70 kDa DNA-binding subunit B-like, whose translation MAKTVSPDAISTILANPCPDSTSDLPEIIIQVVDLKPTGSKYMFMASDGKKKVRALLQSTLSSEVTSGNIQNLGLIRILDYTLNDIPTKNEKFLIVSKCESVCPALESEYKSEVKSEETEMVLKPEQEIHVKNEVKSESTGIVLKPKQEIVAKSAHQIVQEQHGNMAPAARLSMTRRIHPLVSLNPYQGNWTIKVRVTSKGNMRSYKNARGEGCVFNVELTDEDGTQIQATMFNEAARKFYDKFQMGKVYFISKGTLKVANKQFKTVPNDYEMTLNENSEVEEVFNEAAFIPETKFNFVPIDELGPYVHGRELVDVIGVVQDVSPTMSIRRKSNNESVPKRDITIADETKKTVVVSLWNDLATNVGQELLDIADKSPIVAIKSLKVGDFQGVSLSTLSKSVLVVNPATPEAKKLRSWFESEGRETPMASVGSGLSPSSKGGVRSMYSDRVSLAHITNNPLLGEDKPVFFCIKAYISSIKPDQTMWYRACKTCNKKVTEAVGSGYWCEGCQKNEEECSLRYIMAVKVSDASGEAYLSVFNDQAEMLLGCSADELNALKSQDEGSSYQMKLKEVTWVPHLFRVSVTPHEYNNEKRQRITVKAVAPIDYVAESNHLLEEISKMKVSK comes from the exons ATGGCCAAAACGGTGAGCCCAGATGCGATATCTACGATTCTTGCTAACCCGTGTCCTGATTCTACGTCAGATTTGCCGGAAATTATCATACAAGTTGTCGATCTGAAGCCTACCGGGTCGAAATACAT GTTTATGGCGAGTGATGGTAAGAAGAAGGTGAGGGCACTGTTGCAGTCGACTTTATCATCGGAAGTAACCTCTGGGAACATTCAGAATCTGGGTCTCATTCGCATTCTTGATTACACTCTGAACGACATCCCAACAAAGAACGAAAA GTTCTTGATTGTATCAAAATGCGAGTCTGTATGTCCAGCGCTTGAGTCAGAGTACAAGTCAGAAGTGAAATCTGAGGAAACTGAGATGGTGTTGAAGCCTGAGCAGGAGATTCATGTCAAGAATGAAGTAAAGAGTGAGAGTACCGGCATTGTGTTGAAGCCTAAGCAAGAAATTGTGGCTAAATCAGCTCATCAAATAGTTCAAGAACAACATGGAAA TATGGCACCTGCTGCACGGTTGTCCATGACTAGGAGAATTCATCCGCTTGTGTCCTTGAATCCATATCAGGGTAATTGGACCATAAAGGTCCGTGTCACCAGCAAAGGAAACATGCGTTCTTACAAGAATGCTAGAGGAGAAGGTTGTGTGTTTAATGTAGAGTTGACAGATGAAGAT GGAACACAAATACAAGCAACGATGTTCAACGAGGCAGCCCGGAAGTTCTATGATAAGTTTCAGATGGGGAAGGTCTATTTTATATCGAAGGGCACATTGAAAGTTGCCAACAAGCAATTCAAAACTGTACCAAATGATTATGAAATGACCTTGAATGAAAATTCTGAAGTCGAGGAAGTCTTCAATGAGGCAGCTTTTATTCCtgaaacaaaattcaattttgTCCCCATTGATGAACTAGGCCCATATGTCCATGGAAGAGAACTTGTGG ATGTAATTGGTGTTGTCCAAGATGTATCTCCTACAATGAGCATTCGGAGGAAAAGTAACAATGAGTCGGTGCCAAAGCGTGATATAACAATTGCTGATGAGAC GAAAAAGACCGTAGTGGTGTCTCTTTGGAATGATCTTGCCACAAATGTTGGACAGGAACTGCTGGATATTGCAGATAAATCTCCTATTGTTGCGATAAAATCTCTGAAAGTTGGAGATTTCCAGG GAGTATCATTGTCAACATTGAGCAAAAGCGTTTTAGTAGTCAATCCAGCAACACCGGAAGCCAAAAAGTTGAGATCTTG GTTTGAATCTGAAGGTAGAGAAACACCTATGGCCTCTGTAGGTTCTGGTTTAAGCCCTTCCTCGAAAGGTGGAGTGCGTTCTATGTACTCTGACCGGGTCTCTTTGGCTCATATTACTAATAACCCCTTGTTGGGTGAGGATAAG CCCGTATTTTTCTGCATCAAAGCGTACATAAGCTCTATCAAACCCGACCAAACAATGTGGTATCGGGCTTGCAAGACATGTAACAAGAAAGTTACCGAAGCTGTTGGTTCGGGCTATTGGTGTGAAGGATGCCAAAAAAATGAAGAAGAGTGCAGTTTAAG ATACATAATGGCAGTAAAAGTTTCCGATGCGAGCGGTGAAGCCTATCTATCTGTGTTCAATGATCAAGCAGAAATGTTACTTGGATGCTCAGCAGATGAGCTAAATGCATTGAAATCTCAG gaTGAAGGCAGTTCTTATCAGATGAAACTGAAAGAAGTTACATGGGTTCCTCACCTTTTCCGAGTTAGTGTTACACCACATGAGTATAACAACGAGAAGAGGCAGAGGATAACTGTTAAAGCTGTTGCGCCTATTGATTACGTAGCTGAATCCAATCATTTGCTTGAAGAAATATCAAAGATGAAAGTTTCTAAATAG